The window acatcaatggaataaaacagcgattccatctgtcaagaggttaccttactaatatcaaatcctttcacaaaggaaaccggcttggagcgggTCCGGATATAAATACTACACGCGGAcagagagatccgtctttgtaccggagtgcagtcgagagccaggacggagagatccgttaaagtacgtcaagtggttaatctagcttaaaagagaacacttttggtacagcaagttaacacactgaaacacagttcacatcctaacaatagttcaacacagtgtggtagatcttaaaacactcttctacatgcagtgccaccttacacttatcacattcataacgggattcacccctgttctttTCCTTGGGATTTTTTCCTCTGCGGTCATAGCAGACCTTGCACCTTCTGGATGGAGATTCCTTGCTTGCTGTTGCTGTTATTTTGACAGGGAAGTGACCACAGTGTTTTCCTTGTAACCTCGTTGGTGTACTTCCTGCACTGGGCCGGCCTCTGGTTCGATAATCAGGCAGAACAACACCCTCCAATATTTGCTCCGCAACATCAACCCTGAAACTGGAAAAGCTGGGCCTCCTTTTTCCAGGATTCAGCATGTGATGAACTACGCTAGCATTTTGCATTGCCATATCGAACACATAGAAGTATATTTTCTTATACCCTTTGGCATATCGTCTCATTAGGGGGTATGATGCGAGGCGTTGGTCATGTgaatcaacaccacccattccaGAATTGTAGTCCACAACCATGTTTGGTTTCAGAACAAGTTTGCCCCTTTTGCTTTTAGTTTCCGCAAAATCTGGTCTTTGATGCACTGTTGATAGAAGATGTACATTCTTTTTATCTACCCATTTTGTGGCAAGGATGCCATTTGCTGAGGCAAAAGTCAGTTCTCCTTTCTTGAGGTTCGTTGCTGCAAAATGGGGTGGCATCAATTTCCGGTTTGGATGTACAGTTCCAATGGCATTGGTATTTTTCATTATCAGTTCCCTGAAAAGAGTAGGTGAGCTATACCAATTGTCCATATAAATAGTCCTGCATGATCCTAGCAATTCGTCACACAATTCAAGAACAATTGCCTCGCTACACAGTAGTCGTCTGGCATCACCTGTCCCATCTACATGCTGAGGTTCTTTACCAACATATATACGAAACTTCCAGCAATAGCTGGTGTCAGAGCAGCAGACTTTATAGAATTTTATACCGAAACGTGCTCTTTTTGAAGGGTTGAATTGAACGAATGCCAAACGCCCCCTGAACTTCATCAAACTTTCGTCAATACTTATTCTTTTTCCAGGCACGTACAACTTCTGAAACTTGTCCAATAGTAGCTGCAAAACAGGTCTAACTTTCCAGAGCTTATCACACTGGGTTTCTGGAGAATCTGGGGCAAAATGCAAATATCTAGATATGATACTGAAACATCTATGAGACATGGTTTCTGAAAATATCGGCGTTTCTCTAACCCTTCTCTTAGTCCAGTATTCTTGAACCGAAGACTTTTTAGTCTGAGACATCAATATACATAACGCAAAATGAGCCTTCAGTTCATCCTTTGTCACAGGAAACCAGTTCTCCTCATCATAAGTTTTCTTTTTTGTAGGGTTACTTTCAATATTGCGAAGACATTTTACCGCATTAGCGTTAGTTTCATTCTTTACAAGTTCCCAGAATTCGTCAGTCTGAAACTCACCTAGCACTTCAGCCTTCCCTGGATTCTCGCCTaatcttcttgctaccacagagttcagttctccatCTATAATACACCgcatattatttggtacattgtctgtttgTGTCCACTTCCAGTCTTCTAGGTTATGCACACGTTCACCTGCGTCCCCGTCTTCATTTTCTCgaataatgtcatctaattcttcggaACTACTAATGCTAACGTCACTGGAAGGCAATTCAATATCACTTTCATCGGAAAAACCGTCACTGACAGCGCTTTCCTCCAAAAAAACGTAATATTCGAGCTTCATCTGACTTGGCCATGacgttgactttaccttcactaaagctttacgcgGCAATTTACTCGATCATATTTAGAGACTCCTTGGCTGCGAAATACGTAGCTGAAaggcaaagatagctgaaatacgattaccaacATCTCTTAGACATGCTGGGATAGCAAAGAAATATTGATATGAATCAATGGAAACCTCAACAAAACAATAAAGAGAGTGGACGGAAATTTCCATCATTGCATTTATGGGAACCCGCGGACAATGACGGAATTAtccgtcattgcaaggcaatgggttaacttgatactgtttatttatgcatgttctaattattcttctttctgtcttaagcattttgtctgtttcagctgtattagtagttttaaaaatggtttcactagcataagttatttctggccgtgtgactgttttataatgtcttaattttgctgctattgATAAGCTTCTTTTATTGTATGTAatcttggtaatataatttgctttgtttaatttatttattctgttatgcaagctggtttctcattaagattatgTTATAATTTCtcttaaatacttaaatttatcaacaattttgatttcttgcccatcaattgttattttatttaccagtgggaGATCTGTAAACATGATCTCATTTTTTCAACAGATATTTAAGACCTATTTTTTGTGCTACttcctgtagagatttaatttggtggTGTTTtttctgaatattgttggacaatagagcaaggtAATCACCAAATCCTAAACACTTTAAACTTAAATTTAGTTTGGAGCTTCTAACTTTTATGTTCTTCAggttgaccttgtaccattcccttattataaattctaatgcacaattaaatagcaatggtgataaacagtctccttgtcttaaacctgttttaattAAAAATGTTTCAGAAACCTCCCTTCTAAACATTACGTTTGATATGGTAttagttaaagtaagttctatcagtttaatttGGGATGGAGTCCAAATTTCcataaaaattttaacactgaaGGTCTACTGTATGTATACAATCGTATGCCTTCTTAAAGACAACAAATGTTAT is drawn from Anabrus simplex isolate iqAnaSimp1 chromosome 1, ASM4041472v1, whole genome shotgun sequence and contains these coding sequences:
- the LOC137497070 gene encoding piggyBac transposable element-derived protein 4-like; protein product: MKLEYYVFLEESAVSDGFSDESDIELPSSDVSISSSEELDDIIRENEDGDAGERVHNLEDWKWTQTDNVPNNMRCIIDGELNSVVARRLGENPGKAEVLGEFQTDEFWELVKNETNANAVKCLRNIESNPTKKKTYDEENWFPVTKDELKAHFALCILMSQTKKSSVQEYWTKRRVRETPIFSETMSHRCFSIISRYLHFAPDSPETQCDKLWKVRPVLQLLLDKFQKLYVPGKRISIDESLMKFRGRLAFVQFNPSKRARFGIKFYKVCCSDTSYCWKFRIYVGKEPQHVDGTGDARRLLCSEAIVLELCDELLGSCRTIYMDNWYSSPTLFRELIMKNTNAIGTVHPNRKLMPPHFAATNLKKGELTFASANGILATKWVDKKNVHLLSTVHQRPDFAETKSKRGKLVLKPNMVVDYNSGMGGVDSHDQRLASYPLMRRYAKGYKKIYFYVFDMAMQNASVVHHMLNPGKRRPSFSSFRVDVAEQILEGVVLPDYRTRGRPSAGSTPTRLQERHWGHFPTKIPPTTKKVIPSRRCKVCVTRGLRKESSFECHRCKVAMHEYDSFMTYHIQKDFTKYI